A stretch of Corallococcus silvisoli DNA encodes these proteins:
- a CDS encoding M48 family metallopeptidase: protein MQRMVTALLTLTLASSLTTGCAKQRVGAEKALAQVFISDEQENQLGLQVKQELETKENIKYVEDPQVLEYVRGISAPILAQANKDRSGVKWKVNVINDPKTVNAFATPGGFLYVYTGLLLAADTEAELAGVMAHEAGHVVGRHSARAMINAYGLQAITQVALGQNPGTAAQIAAQLAGGGLQLAHGRSEETEADEYGARYAAAAGFDPRGLITFFEKLEKQQGAQPAALKWLSTHPTNKDRIAHLQKLIAQEGLKGNRNAPGGLPAIQAKLPK from the coding sequence ATGCAACGGATGGTCACCGCACTGCTGACCCTCACCCTGGCCTCCAGCCTCACCACGGGCTGCGCGAAGCAGCGCGTGGGCGCGGAGAAGGCGCTCGCGCAGGTCTTCATCTCCGACGAGCAGGAGAACCAGCTCGGCCTCCAGGTGAAGCAGGAGCTGGAGACGAAGGAGAACATCAAGTACGTGGAGGACCCGCAGGTGCTGGAGTACGTCCGGGGCATCTCCGCGCCCATCCTCGCGCAGGCGAACAAGGACCGCTCCGGGGTGAAGTGGAAGGTCAACGTCATCAACGACCCGAAGACGGTCAACGCCTTCGCCACGCCGGGCGGCTTCCTCTACGTCTACACGGGCCTGCTGCTGGCGGCGGACACCGAGGCGGAGCTGGCGGGCGTCATGGCGCACGAGGCGGGCCACGTGGTGGGCCGGCACTCCGCGCGCGCGATGATCAACGCCTACGGCCTGCAGGCCATCACCCAGGTGGCGCTGGGCCAGAACCCCGGCACCGCGGCGCAGATCGCCGCGCAGCTGGCCGGCGGCGGACTGCAGCTGGCGCACGGGCGCAGCGAGGAGACGGAGGCGGACGAGTACGGCGCGAGGTACGCCGCCGCCGCGGGCTTCGACCCGCGCGGGCTCATCACCTTCTTCGAGAAGCTGGAGAAGCAGCAGGGCGCCCAGCCCGCCGCGCTCAAGTGGCTCTCCACGCACCCCACGAACAAGGACCGCATCGCGCACCTGCAGAAGCTCATCGCGCAGGAAGGCCTCAAGGGGAACCGGAACGCCCCGGGCGGGCTGCCGGCCATCCAGGCGAAGCTGCCCAAGTAG
- the mutM gene encoding bifunctional DNA-formamidopyrimidine glycosylase/DNA-(apurinic or apyrimidinic site) lyase, whose product MPELPEVEIARRNLERWFKGRRIVRAEADATRVFRGAELARFTRLTGRVEALERKGKYLLITLEGGHGLMAHLGMTGKFVRRAQGEPVPHSRARFFLDDGHVVHFSDPRLFGRMEPVPAEDLWALPSVKALGRDPLTEGLTGPQLQEAVGDSKQDLKVALMDQGRVAGLGNIHAAEALFRAGLHPARKPGTLTPDDWKRLAQAIHAAFDFAFQEQEGEDITYLEEAGSVNRFRVYGRAKGPCSKCGTPVESFTQGGRTTHFCPKCQPLPRVGARPSGAPKGKAPSVTREKPRSRRR is encoded by the coding sequence ATGCCTGAGCTACCCGAAGTGGAGATCGCCCGGCGCAACCTGGAACGCTGGTTCAAGGGCCGCCGCATCGTGCGGGCGGAGGCGGACGCCACGCGCGTCTTCCGGGGCGCGGAGCTCGCCCGCTTCACCCGGCTCACCGGCCGGGTGGAGGCCCTGGAGCGCAAGGGAAAGTACCTGCTCATCACCCTGGAGGGGGGGCACGGCCTGATGGCCCACCTGGGCATGACGGGCAAGTTCGTCCGCCGCGCGCAGGGCGAGCCCGTCCCCCACAGCCGCGCCCGCTTCTTCCTGGATGACGGGCACGTGGTCCACTTCAGTGATCCGCGCCTCTTCGGCCGGATGGAGCCCGTGCCCGCCGAGGACTTGTGGGCGCTGCCCTCGGTGAAGGCCCTGGGCCGCGACCCCCTGACGGAGGGCCTCACCGGCCCCCAACTCCAGGAGGCGGTGGGGGACTCCAAGCAGGACCTGAAGGTGGCGCTGATGGACCAGGGCCGCGTCGCGGGCCTGGGCAACATCCACGCCGCGGAGGCACTCTTCCGCGCGGGGCTCCACCCGGCCCGCAAGCCCGGCACCCTCACGCCCGACGACTGGAAGCGCCTGGCCCAGGCCATCCACGCCGCCTTCGACTTCGCCTTCCAGGAGCAGGAGGGCGAGGACATCACCTACCTGGAGGAAGCGGGCTCCGTGAACCGCTTCCGCGTGTACGGGCGGGCGAAGGGGCCGTGCTCGAAGTGTGGAACCCCCGTGGAGTCCTTCACCCAGGGTGGGCGCACCACGCATTTCTGTCCGAAATGCCAGCCGCTCCCGCGTGTTGGCGCCCGGCCCTCGGGGGCGCCCAAGGGCAAGGCCCCCTCCGTTACCCGTGAGAAGCCTCGTTCCCGTAGACGTTGA
- a CDS encoding TIGR04551 family protein: protein MPHVLLAALLVASSTATAQTPVPDGGTPAAAPHESASAESPSPAPPAVSNPEGGISREELEQRLEATRQELREDIRAQTATQAVANNDWQEEWTEEKRKLELFTLDGYLRVRPTLFYKFDLGKPALPAGTPLGRQFWTRSPRSASEKTQAGANMRFRLDPSFNVSEDVRIKAQVDALDNILLGSNPDSAYSGDGRNNFTLFSENQTPSDSAVNAFKDSVHVRRAYGEVTTPVGILRFGRMGSHWGLGMLRNDGNCLDCDYGDTVDRIQFVTEPFPGWYITPMLDFNSEGLSTEKAASLGEPIDLTQSDDSHSLVLAIARRDTEQQQQAKLDNNQGVLNYGLYFTYRTQRYATLTETGTPFDAANPPIPVVTTAPTFVPRGATLYIPDLWFKYAEKKFRIEAEFAAQLGTIGGRALTAQDPTSQSLRIAQFGGVLQSEFHVIENKLHLGVEVGFASGDKAPGFGNYPGRQGSGTDGNTAPGDLEGRQYSCDAGGCSDNAIRNFRFNRDYRVDLILWRSILNGVTDAFYVKPGLKYSIAEGFDVYGSVIYSQAFYAQSTPSSVNKALGLEADVGARYITEDGFVAGIDYGILFPLDGLKDVGQIGQQLSTAHAIRGMLAIRF from the coding sequence ATGCCTCATGTCCTGCTGGCGGCGCTGCTCGTCGCCTCGTCCACGGCCACCGCGCAGACGCCGGTGCCCGATGGTGGCACGCCCGCCGCGGCACCCCACGAGTCGGCCTCCGCCGAATCGCCTTCCCCCGCGCCCCCCGCCGTCTCCAACCCTGAAGGGGGCATCAGCCGCGAGGAGCTGGAGCAGCGCCTGGAGGCCACGCGGCAGGAGCTGCGCGAGGACATCCGCGCCCAGACGGCGACCCAGGCCGTGGCCAACAACGACTGGCAGGAGGAGTGGACGGAGGAGAAGCGCAAGCTGGAGCTGTTCACGCTCGACGGCTACCTGCGCGTGCGCCCCACGCTCTTCTACAAGTTCGACCTGGGCAAGCCCGCGCTCCCCGCCGGCACGCCGCTGGGCCGCCAGTTCTGGACGCGCTCGCCGCGCTCCGCCTCCGAGAAGACCCAGGCGGGCGCCAACATGCGCTTCCGCCTGGATCCGTCCTTCAACGTCTCCGAGGACGTGCGCATCAAGGCGCAGGTGGACGCGCTGGACAACATCCTCCTGGGCTCCAACCCGGACAGCGCCTACAGCGGGGACGGGCGCAACAACTTCACGCTCTTCTCGGAGAACCAGACCCCGTCGGACTCCGCCGTCAACGCCTTCAAGGACTCCGTGCACGTGCGGCGCGCGTACGGCGAGGTGACGACGCCCGTGGGCATCCTGCGCTTCGGCCGCATGGGCAGCCACTGGGGCCTGGGCATGCTGCGCAACGACGGCAACTGCCTGGACTGCGACTACGGCGACACGGTGGACCGCATCCAGTTCGTCACGGAGCCCTTCCCCGGCTGGTACATCACGCCGATGCTGGACTTCAACTCGGAGGGGCTCTCCACGGAGAAGGCCGCCTCCCTGGGCGAGCCCATCGACCTGACCCAGTCCGACGACAGCCACAGCCTGGTGCTGGCCATCGCGCGGCGCGACACCGAGCAGCAGCAGCAGGCCAAGCTGGACAACAACCAGGGCGTCCTCAACTACGGCCTGTACTTCACCTACCGCACGCAGCGCTACGCGACCCTGACGGAGACGGGCACCCCGTTCGACGCCGCCAACCCGCCCATCCCGGTCGTCACCACCGCGCCCACGTTCGTGCCGCGCGGCGCCACGCTGTACATCCCGGACCTGTGGTTCAAGTACGCGGAGAAGAAGTTCCGCATCGAGGCGGAGTTCGCCGCGCAGCTGGGCACCATCGGTGGGCGCGCGCTGACGGCCCAGGACCCCACCAGCCAGTCGCTGCGCATCGCGCAGTTCGGCGGCGTGCTCCAGTCGGAGTTCCACGTCATCGAGAACAAGCTGCACCTGGGCGTGGAGGTGGGCTTCGCCTCCGGTGACAAGGCGCCGGGCTTCGGCAACTACCCGGGCCGCCAGGGCTCCGGCACGGACGGCAACACCGCCCCGGGCGACCTGGAGGGCCGCCAGTACAGCTGCGACGCCGGCGGCTGCAGCGACAACGCCATCCGCAACTTCCGCTTCAACCGCGACTACCGCGTGGACCTCATCCTGTGGCGCTCCATCCTGAATGGCGTCACGGATGCGTTCTACGTGAAGCCGGGCCTCAAGTACTCCATCGCGGAGGGCTTCGACGTCTACGGGAGCGTCATCTACTCGCAGGCGTTCTACGCGCAGTCCACGCCGTCCTCCGTCAACAAGGCCCTGGGCCTGGAGGCGGACGTCGGCGCGCGCTACATCACGGAGGACGGCTTCGTGGCGGGCATCGACTACGGCATCCTCTTCCCGCTCGACGGCCTGAAGGACGTGGGGCAGATCGGTCAGCAGCTCAGCACCGCGCACGCCATCCGCGGCATGCTGGCCATCCGGTTCTAG
- the lysA gene encoding diaminopimelate decarboxylase, which translates to MSAFAYRKGLLHAEEVPLSAIADAVGTPTYVYATAALAERFREVTEAFQGHPHLVCYSVKANSNLAILRLFAGLGSGFDIVSGGELARVKQAGGAPAKTVFAGVGKTPDEMAQALSQGLLLFNVESAEELDALDAVGRRLGKPAPFALRVNPDVDARTHRYIATGLKTSKFGVPFEEAVALYAKAKKWKGLKALGLDCHIGSQLTRTAPVKAALTKVADLYVTLKAKGHALEYLDVGGGLGITYSDETPPSAGEYARTVLGAVARTGATLLLEPGRSLVGNAGVLLTRVLYRKPTEARTFVVVDAGMNDLLRPALYEAHHALQPVVKRRGRDVEVDVVGPVCESTDVLARARPLVLPRQGDLYAFMSAGAYGMSMASTYNSRPRPAEVLVDGAAWRVVRERERVEDLWRGERA; encoded by the coding sequence GTGAGCGCCTTCGCCTACCGGAAGGGGCTGCTGCACGCGGAGGAGGTGCCCCTGTCCGCCATCGCGGACGCGGTGGGCACGCCCACGTATGTCTACGCCACCGCCGCCCTCGCGGAGCGCTTCCGCGAGGTGACGGAGGCGTTCCAGGGCCACCCGCACCTCGTCTGCTATTCGGTGAAGGCCAACTCCAACCTGGCCATCCTCCGCCTCTTCGCGGGGCTGGGCAGCGGCTTCGACATCGTGTCCGGCGGCGAGCTGGCGCGCGTGAAGCAGGCGGGCGGCGCCCCGGCGAAGACGGTGTTCGCGGGCGTGGGCAAGACGCCGGACGAGATGGCCCAGGCGCTGTCCCAGGGGCTGCTGCTCTTCAACGTGGAGAGCGCGGAGGAGCTGGACGCGCTGGACGCGGTGGGCCGCCGGTTGGGGAAGCCCGCGCCCTTCGCGCTGCGCGTGAACCCGGACGTGGACGCGCGCACGCACCGCTACATCGCCACCGGCCTGAAGACGTCCAAGTTCGGCGTGCCCTTCGAGGAGGCGGTCGCCCTCTACGCGAAGGCGAAGAAGTGGAAGGGGCTGAAGGCGCTGGGGCTGGACTGCCACATCGGCTCGCAGCTCACGCGCACCGCGCCCGTCAAGGCCGCGCTCACCAAGGTGGCGGACCTCTACGTCACGCTCAAGGCGAAGGGCCACGCGCTGGAGTACCTGGACGTGGGCGGCGGGCTGGGCATCACCTATTCGGACGAGACGCCGCCCAGCGCCGGGGAGTACGCGCGCACCGTGCTGGGCGCGGTGGCGCGCACCGGGGCCACGCTGCTCCTGGAGCCGGGGCGTTCGCTCGTGGGCAACGCGGGCGTGCTGCTCACCCGCGTGCTGTACCGCAAGCCCACCGAGGCGCGCACCTTCGTGGTGGTGGACGCGGGCATGAACGACCTGCTGCGCCCGGCGCTCTACGAAGCCCACCACGCGCTCCAGCCGGTGGTGAAGCGCCGCGGCCGGGACGTGGAGGTGGATGTCGTGGGGCCGGTGTGCGAGTCCACCGACGTGCTCGCGAGGGCTCGCCCCCTGGTGCTGCCCCGCCAGGGCGACCTGTACGCCTTCATGAGCGCCGGGGCTTACGGGATGAGCATGGCTTCCACCTACAACTCGCGGCCCCGGCCGGCGGAGGTGCTGGTGGATGGAGCGGCCTGGCGTGTCGTCCGGGAGCGCGAGCGCGTCGAGGACCTCTGGCGCGGCGAGCGGGCCTGA
- the dapA gene encoding 4-hydroxy-tetrahydrodipicolinate synthase — MKTFEGSMTALATPFREGVLDEGAFRALVRYQLEGGTDVLLPMGTTGEAVTLDADERARAIAVVVDEVKGRVPVVAGAGSNSTKETVDSVRRAREVGADGALIVTPYYNKPTQAGLVEHFRAIAKANPGFPLIAYNVPGRTGVDLLPETALRLCDIPEVVALKEATGNLIRAVDLVEKCGDRLTLLSGDDFTVLPFIACGGKGVISVSSNVAPRMMADLVAAARSHDIAKARGLQVRMNALHRLLFVESNPIPVKWALHLMGMFGPELRLPLVPLGDANAAKLKDELAGLGLLKA; from the coding sequence ATGAAGACCTTCGAAGGCTCCATGACGGCGCTGGCCACCCCGTTCCGCGAAGGGGTGCTGGACGAGGGGGCCTTCCGGGCCCTGGTGCGCTACCAGCTCGAAGGCGGCACGGACGTGCTGCTGCCCATGGGGACCACCGGCGAGGCGGTCACCCTGGACGCCGACGAGCGCGCTCGGGCCATCGCGGTGGTGGTGGACGAGGTGAAGGGCCGCGTGCCGGTGGTGGCGGGCGCGGGCAGCAACAGCACGAAGGAGACCGTCGACTCCGTGCGCCGCGCGCGCGAGGTGGGCGCGGACGGCGCGCTCATCGTCACGCCCTACTACAACAAGCCCACGCAGGCGGGGCTGGTGGAGCACTTCCGCGCCATCGCGAAGGCGAACCCGGGCTTCCCGCTCATCGCCTACAACGTGCCGGGCCGCACGGGCGTGGACCTCCTGCCGGAGACGGCGCTGCGCCTGTGCGACATCCCGGAGGTCGTGGCGCTGAAGGAGGCCACGGGCAACCTCATCCGCGCGGTGGACCTGGTGGAGAAGTGCGGCGACCGGTTGACGCTCCTGTCCGGCGACGACTTCACGGTGCTGCCCTTCATCGCGTGCGGCGGCAAGGGCGTCATCTCCGTGTCCTCCAACGTCGCGCCCCGGATGATGGCGGACCTGGTGGCGGCGGCGCGCAGCCACGACATCGCGAAGGCGCGCGGCCTCCAGGTGCGGATGAACGCGCTGCACCGGCTGCTCTTCGTGGAGTCCAACCCCATCCCGGTGAAGTGGGCGCTGCACCTGATGGGGATGTTCGGCCCGGAGCTGCGGCTGCCGCTGGTGCCCCTGGGTGACGCGAACGCCGCGAAGCTGAAGGACGAACTGGCGGGCCTGGGACTGTTGAAGGCCTGA
- the dapB gene encoding 4-hydroxy-tetrahydrodipicolinate reductase, whose product MTRTVITGISGRMGGTLLRLARAASDLSVVGATVRPGSALAGQDAGLVARLGAPLDVLAVDDLGRALDGAKADVVVDFTGPEATLEHARLCAERGVALVVGTTGFTQEGLARLQAHARTVPIVAAPNMSVGVNLVIRMAAELARVLGPSFDVEVLEAHHRMKKDAPSGTALKLAEVLMDALGRTRDDLTFAREGQTGARPPGEIGVQALRGGDVVGEHTVYFFGEGERIELTHRATNRDQFAQGALRAARWVAGRAPGLYDMADVLGLQGKT is encoded by the coding sequence ATGACCCGCACCGTCATCACCGGTATCTCCGGCCGCATGGGCGGCACGCTGCTGCGCCTGGCGCGGGCGGCGAGCGACCTGTCGGTGGTGGGCGCGACGGTGCGCCCGGGCAGCGCGCTGGCGGGGCAGGACGCGGGGCTCGTGGCCCGGCTGGGCGCGCCGCTGGACGTGCTGGCGGTGGACGACCTGGGCCGCGCGCTGGACGGCGCGAAGGCGGACGTCGTCGTGGACTTCACCGGCCCGGAGGCCACGCTCGAACACGCGCGGCTGTGCGCGGAGCGCGGCGTGGCGCTGGTGGTGGGCACCACGGGCTTCACGCAAGAAGGCCTGGCCCGGCTCCAGGCGCACGCGCGCACGGTGCCCATCGTCGCGGCGCCCAACATGTCCGTGGGCGTGAACCTGGTCATCCGCATGGCCGCGGAGCTGGCGCGCGTGCTGGGGCCCTCGTTCGACGTGGAGGTGCTGGAGGCGCACCACCGCATGAAGAAGGACGCGCCCAGCGGCACCGCGCTCAAGCTGGCGGAGGTGCTGATGGACGCGCTGGGCCGCACGCGCGACGACCTCACCTTCGCGCGCGAGGGGCAGACGGGCGCCCGGCCGCCGGGGGAGATTGGCGTGCAGGCGCTGCGCGGCGGGGACGTGGTGGGCGAGCACACCGTCTACTTCTTCGGCGAGGGCGAGCGCATCGAGCTCACCCATCGCGCGACGAATCGTGATCAATTCGCGCAAGGCGCGCTGAGGGCCGCGCGGTGGGTGGCGGGCCGCGCGCCGGGACTCTATGACATGGCCGACGTGCTCGGCCTCCAGGGGAAGACATGA
- a CDS encoding fumarylacetoacetate hydrolase family protein → MTARYCRFQVEGRASYGRVDGNEVVVLTAAPWAGGKETGLRRSLQGLTLLTPSDASKVVCIGQNYRKHAEEMGKPIPTEPLLFTKPSTALNGPGAPIRIPKASQEVHHEAELALVIGERLKNADEATAARAIWGLTAFNDVTARDIQRKEIQHTRAKGYDTFACAGPWAVTGLSPADLRVVCRVNGQVRQDGRTSDMVFSPARLVSFISHIMTLLPGDLVSTGTPSGVGVLVAGDTVEVELEGIGTLVNPVEMEP, encoded by the coding sequence ATGACCGCCCGTTACTGCCGCTTCCAGGTCGAGGGCCGCGCCAGCTACGGCCGCGTCGACGGCAACGAGGTGGTGGTGCTCACCGCCGCGCCGTGGGCCGGGGGCAAGGAGACGGGCCTGCGCCGGTCGCTCCAGGGGCTGACCCTGCTCACGCCCTCGGACGCGTCGAAGGTCGTCTGCATCGGCCAGAACTACCGCAAGCACGCGGAGGAGATGGGCAAGCCCATCCCCACCGAGCCGCTCCTCTTCACCAAGCCCTCCACCGCCCTCAACGGCCCCGGGGCGCCCATCCGCATCCCGAAGGCGAGCCAGGAGGTGCACCACGAGGCGGAGCTGGCGCTCGTCATCGGTGAGCGCCTGAAGAACGCCGACGAGGCCACCGCCGCGCGCGCCATCTGGGGCCTCACCGCCTTCAACGACGTCACCGCGCGCGACATCCAGCGCAAGGAGATCCAGCACACCCGCGCCAAGGGCTACGACACCTTCGCCTGCGCGGGCCCCTGGGCCGTCACCGGCCTGTCCCCGGCGGACCTGCGGGTGGTGTGCCGGGTGAACGGGCAGGTGCGTCAGGATGGCCGGACGTCCGACATGGTGTTCAGCCCCGCCCGCCTGGTGTCCTTCATCTCCCACATCATGACGCTGCTGCCGGGCGACCTGGTGAGCACGGGCACGCCTTCGGGCGTGGGCGTGCTGGTGGCGGGGGACACGGTGGAGGTGGAGCTGGAGGGAATCGGAACCCTGGTGAATCCGGTTGAGATGGAGCCTTGA
- the folK gene encoding 2-amino-4-hydroxy-6-hydroxymethyldihydropteridine diphosphokinase: MSATVYVGLGSNEGDRESHLVAALSAMSCIDAVSVSGCSSLYDTAPVGPAQPRFLNAVVALECDLTPQRLLCILQRIEQDLGRHRLQRWGPRTIDLDILLWDEEDHSVVADANLQVPHLELHKRRFALEPLAELAPQARHPVLGVTVQELLAKLAPQDVRKREALYWPDMGARFPVHEL; the protein is encoded by the coding sequence TTGAGCGCGACCGTCTATGTAGGTCTGGGTTCCAACGAGGGCGACCGAGAGTCCCACCTCGTGGCCGCCCTCTCCGCGATGTCCTGCATCGACGCGGTGTCGGTGAGTGGCTGCTCGTCCCTGTATGACACCGCCCCGGTGGGCCCCGCGCAGCCGCGCTTCCTCAACGCCGTGGTGGCGCTGGAGTGCGACCTGACGCCGCAGCGCCTGCTGTGCATCCTCCAGCGCATCGAACAGGACCTGGGCCGCCACCGGCTCCAGCGCTGGGGCCCGCGCACCATCGACCTGGACATCCTCCTGTGGGACGAGGAGGACCACTCCGTCGTCGCGGACGCGAACCTCCAGGTGCCCCACCTGGAACTGCACAAGCGCCGCTTCGCGCTGGAGCCCCTGGCGGAGCTGGCCCCCCAGGCGCGGCACCCGGTGCTGGGCGTGACGGTGCAGGAGTTGCTCGCGAAGCTCGCCCCCCAGGACGTCCGCAAGCGCGAGGCCCTGTACTGGCCCGACATGGGCGCCCGTTTCCCCGTCCACGAACTATGA
- a CDS encoding tetratricopeptide repeat protein, which yields MSLSLVLATAALLAAEPTPLPPGHPTIPPGTQASPTTGAAANGALPAGHPTIPAGTQASPTMGAAANGALPQGHPAVDGNRLPPSAEELMKQLDSSEGLREREKTFEIALSLGKLYYANGRNAEALAYLGQAQAKSDGVRALFLASRKKLGKTPVATAEAANCGFTPGQALDAMEAVAQARAKAGDTAGAAACARAALAPALEVDVVRGNALYLQGDSANALKAYARVLEVDPRQEEALYGHSSLLFETQGENLQALKSAREGFDALVTANPESQRAPMARELSQRIEETLKAGGRKKWLASRAADRQVRLSQSPAQAAALPPDAPRPLTPEMVDAVKNTERTPELEAGLAKLVDEGEEHLAHGRYQEALANYTRVVPFQPENGRAKAGMAWALVGLGRPMGARVWSVALQSDAGAVETLGDTLLAKGDAKGAKALWEKMTQDAPDYPNKASLQAKLSR from the coding sequence ATGAGCCTGTCCCTCGTCCTGGCCACGGCCGCGCTGCTCGCGGCCGAGCCCACCCCCCTGCCTCCCGGCCACCCCACGATTCCGCCCGGCACCCAGGCGTCGCCTACGACGGGCGCGGCCGCGAACGGCGCGCTGCCGGCGGGCCACCCCACGATTCCCGCGGGCACCCAGGCGTCGCCCACGATGGGCGCGGCCGCGAACGGCGCGCTGCCCCAGGGCCACCCGGCGGTGGACGGCAACCGGCTGCCGCCGTCCGCCGAGGAGCTGATGAAGCAGCTCGACTCGTCGGAGGGGCTGCGCGAGCGGGAGAAGACCTTCGAGATCGCCCTGTCGCTGGGCAAGCTCTACTACGCGAACGGCCGCAACGCGGAGGCGCTGGCGTACCTGGGCCAGGCGCAGGCCAAGTCGGACGGCGTGCGCGCGCTGTTCCTCGCTTCGAGGAAGAAGCTGGGCAAGACGCCCGTCGCCACCGCGGAGGCCGCGAACTGCGGCTTCACGCCGGGCCAGGCGCTGGACGCGATGGAGGCCGTGGCGCAGGCCCGCGCGAAGGCCGGCGACACCGCGGGCGCCGCCGCCTGCGCGCGCGCCGCCCTGGCCCCCGCGCTGGAGGTGGACGTGGTGCGCGGCAACGCGCTGTACCTCCAGGGCGACAGCGCCAACGCGCTCAAGGCGTACGCGCGCGTGCTGGAGGTGGACCCCCGCCAGGAGGAGGCCCTGTACGGGCACTCCTCGCTGCTCTTCGAGACGCAGGGGGAGAACCTCCAGGCCCTCAAGTCCGCGCGCGAGGGCTTCGACGCGCTGGTGACCGCGAACCCCGAATCCCAGCGCGCGCCCATGGCCCGCGAGCTGAGCCAGCGCATCGAGGAGACGCTGAAGGCGGGCGGCCGCAAGAAGTGGCTCGCGTCGCGCGCCGCGGATCGCCAGGTGCGCCTGTCCCAGTCCCCCGCGCAGGCCGCCGCGCTGCCGCCGGACGCGCCGCGCCCGCTGACGCCGGAGATGGTGGACGCGGTGAAGAACACGGAGCGCACGCCGGAGCTGGAGGCGGGGCTCGCGAAGCTGGTGGACGAGGGCGAGGAGCACCTGGCCCACGGCCGCTACCAGGAGGCCCTGGCCAACTACACCCGCGTGGTGCCCTTCCAGCCGGAGAACGGCCGCGCGAAGGCGGGCATGGCCTGGGCGCTGGTGGGCCTGGGCCGCCCCATGGGCGCGCGCGTGTGGAGCGTGGCGCTCCAGTCGGACGCGGGCGCGGTGGAGACGCTGGGCGACACGCTCCTCGCCAAGGGCGACGCGAAGGGCGCGAAGGCCCTCTGGGAGAAGATGACCCAGGACGCGCCGGACTACCCGAACAAGGCCTCGCTCCAGGCGAAGCTGTCGCGGTAG
- a CDS encoding KpsF/GutQ family sugar-phosphate isomerase, translating into MARAPRSTAKKPRLRALPGRASPASARPQARDADAEASLAYARGVLEAEARAILGTTERLGDAFLHALRLVRECAGQVVVTGMGKAGHIGQKLSSTLASTGVRSVFLHPAEAVHGDLGRVAPGDVILALSNSGSTEELLRLLPLFKRMGTPVVALTGDVDSPLAKGAEVVLDIGRIEEACPMGLVPTASTAALHAMGDALAMTLLRSRPFGRDDYALLHPGGKLGRSVLRVFELMRTGPANPLVLDTARLSQAVVVMTNTPGRPGAACVVDRDGKLEGIFTDGDLRRLVERGHTDFEVPVRQVMGKRPRCITPETLVLTAAAQMRELRVDQLPVVDVEGRAVGLLDVQDLLAAKFF; encoded by the coding sequence ATGGCCCGCGCCCCCCGCTCCACCGCCAAGAAGCCCCGCCTGCGCGCCCTCCCCGGCCGCGCGTCCCCCGCCTCCGCCCGGCCCCAGGCCCGGGACGCCGACGCGGAGGCCTCGCTCGCGTACGCGCGGGGCGTGCTGGAGGCGGAGGCGCGCGCCATCCTGGGCACCACGGAGCGGCTGGGGGACGCCTTCCTGCACGCGCTGAGGCTGGTGCGGGAGTGCGCGGGGCAGGTGGTGGTGACGGGCATGGGGAAGGCGGGCCACATCGGCCAGAAGCTGTCCTCCACGCTGGCGTCCACCGGGGTGCGCTCCGTGTTCCTCCACCCCGCGGAGGCGGTGCACGGGGACCTGGGCCGCGTGGCCCCGGGCGACGTCATCCTCGCGCTGTCCAACAGCGGGAGCACGGAGGAGCTGCTGCGCCTGCTGCCCCTGTTCAAGCGCATGGGCACGCCGGTGGTGGCGCTCACCGGGGACGTGGACAGCCCGCTCGCGAAGGGCGCGGAGGTGGTGCTGGACATCGGCCGCATCGAGGAGGCGTGCCCCATGGGGCTCGTGCCCACCGCGTCCACCGCCGCGCTGCACGCGATGGGCGACGCGCTGGCGATGACCCTGTTGCGCTCGCGGCCCTTCGGGCGGGACGACTACGCGCTCCTGCACCCGGGCGGGAAGCTGGGGCGCTCCGTGCTGCGCGTCTTCGAGCTGATGCGCACGGGGCCCGCGAACCCGCTGGTGCTGGACACCGCGCGGCTGTCCCAGGCGGTGGTGGTGATGACCAACACGCCGGGCCGTCCGGGCGCCGCGTGCGTGGTGGACCGCGACGGGAAGCTGGAGGGCATCTTCACGGACGGCGACCTGCGCCGGCTGGTGGAGCGGGGCCACACGGACTTCGAGGTGCCGGTGCGGCAGGTGATGGGCAAGCGCCCGCGCTGCATCACCCCGGAGACGCTGGTGCTCACCGCCGCCGCGCAGATGCGCGAGCTGCGGGTGGACCAGCTCCCCGTGGTGGACGTCGAGGGCCGAGCCGTGGGCCTGCTCGACGTCCAGGACCTGCTGGCCGCGAAGTTCTTCTAG